Sequence from the Sphingomonas suaedae genome:
ATATCATGCGGAAATTGTTGTTCATGGCGGTGCTTGCTGGAGGGCTTACCCTGTCGGCGTGCAATACGGTCGAAGGACTTGGTCGCGACGTCTCGTCTGCGGGCGACACCGTCGCCGACACGGCCGACGACGCGAAATAACCCTATTCCCCGGCGGCGGCTTCGGTCGCCGCCTCTTCCTTCTGGCGGCGGTGCCGGGTGAACCAAATCGCGCCGAGCGACAGGAAATACAGGCCGCATAATGGCCCGGCCAGCAACAGCTGCGACCCGATATCGGGCGGCGTCAGCACCGCGGCGATCGCAAAGGCGGCCACAACGGCGTAGCGCCAAGCGCCCTTCAGCTGCTCATAGGTGACGATCCCCGCACGCTCCAGCAGCATCAGCAGCACCGGCAGCAGGAACGAGATGCCGAACGCGAAAATGAACTGCATCACGAAATCGAGATAGTTTCCGACCGCGGGCAGGGCTTCCTGCTTCACCCCGCCGCCCAGATCGCCTTCGAGTCCCAACAGGAACTTCAGCGCCACGGGAATCGCGAAGAAATAGGCCATCGCCGCACCGAGCGCGAACAGCACCGGCGTCGCCAGCAGGAAGGGCAGCAATGCGCGCTTTTCCTTGCGGTACAGTCCCGGCGCCACGAATTGCCACAGCTGGTTGGCGATCACCGGGAAGGACAGCATCAGCGCGCCGAAAAACCCGACCTTGATCTGCACCATGAAGGCTTCGAAAATCTGGGTGAAGATCAGCCGATCCTGCCCCGCCGCCGCCAGCGGATGGACCAGGATGCCGAAGATCGGCTTGGCGAAATAGAAGCAGAGCGCGAAGGTCGCGACCAGCGCGACGACGCAATAGAGCAGCCGCCGGCGCAGTTCGATCAGATGATCGAGCAACGGCGCTTCGGTGTTGTCGAGTTCGTCCCCGTCGCTCACGAATCCGCCTTCTTCTTGCGCGGCGCGCGCGGCTTG
This genomic interval carries:
- a CDS encoding entericidin A/B family lipoprotein; translated protein: MRKLLFMAVLAGGLTLSACNTVEGLGRDVSSAGDTVADTADDAK
- the tatC gene encoding twin-arginine translocase subunit TatC, with product MSDGDELDNTEAPLLDHLIELRRRLLYCVVALVATFALCFYFAKPIFGILVHPLAAAGQDRLIFTQIFEAFMVQIKVGFFGALMLSFPVIANQLWQFVAPGLYRKEKRALLPFLLATPVLFALGAAMAYFFAIPVALKFLLGLEGDLGGGVKQEALPAVGNYLDFVMQFIFAFGISFLLPVLLMLLERAGIVTYEQLKGAWRYAVVAAFAIAAVLTPPDIGSQLLLAGPLCGLYFLSLGAIWFTRHRRQKEEAATEAAAGE